The Deinococcus gobiensis I-0 sequence ACATTCCCATCGTCTGGGACATCGTCTGGAACGCCACGATCACCTTCGTGGCGCTGATCATCATCTCCTTGCTCCTGGACGAGGCCGGCTTCTTCCGCTGGGTCGCCCTCCACGTCGCCCGTTGGGGCGGCGGAAGCGGCCGCCGGCTCTTCACGCTGGTCATTTTGCTCGGCGCCGTCGTCAGTGCCCTCTTCGCCAACGACGGCACCGCCCTGATCCTGACCCCCATCGTCCTCGCCATGCTGCTGGCCCTGGGGTTCTCCACCACGACCACCCTCGCGTTCATCATGGCGACGGGCTTCATCGCAGACAGCTCCAGCCTACCCCTGGTGATCAGCAACCTCGTCAACATCGTCACCGCCGACTTCTTCAACCTGAGTTTCGGGAAATACGCCAGCGTCATGGTCCCCGTCGATCTGGCCGCCGTCCTGGCCAGCCTAGCGGTGCTATTCCTGTACTTCCGGCAAGATCTACCCCGCCTCTACGAACCCTCGAAGCTGGATGCCCCAGACAGCGCCATCCGTGACCGCCGCGTCTTCCAGACGGGTTGGGTGGTGCTGGCTCTCCTCCTGGTCGGGTACTTCACTGCGGGGCAGCTCGGGGTCCCCGTCAGCGTCGTCGCCGTTCTGGGCGCAGCGCTGCTGTATGTCGTCGCGGCACGCGGCCAGGTCATCCCCACCCGCAAGGTGCTTCGCGGCGCACCCTGGCAGATCGTGATCTTCTCCCTGGGCATGTACCTTGTCGTATATGGCCTGCGCAACGCTGGCCTGACCGACGCCCTGGGGAACGTCCTGAGCCGATTTGCTGAGGGTGGGCTGTGGAGCGGCACGCTCGGCACAGGATTCGTGATGGCCCTCATTTCCAGCGTGATGAACAACATGCCCAGTGTGCTGATCGGCAACATCGCGATCGACGACAGTACCGCGACCGGCCTCGTCAAACAGGGCATGGTCTACGCGAACGTGGTGGGCAACGACCTGGGCCCCAAGATCACGCCCATCGGGAGTCTGGCCACCCTGCTCTGGCTCCATGTGCTCTCGCAGAAAGGGATTCGAATCGGGTGGGGTCAGTATTTCAAGATTGGGATCGTTCTGACCCTGCCCGTCCTGCTGATCACGTTGCTGGCCCTGGCCCTCCGCCTCTCGCTGTAGTTCCCTACTGAACCAGGAGAATGGATATGACCCAGCACACCCCCTCAAGCAAGCCGCGCGTCCTGTTCATCTGCACAGGAAACACGGCACGTTCCCAAATGGCCCAGGCCTTCCTCGAACACCACGCCGGGGACCGCTTTGACGTCCTCTCTGCCGGTCTGGAACCCGGTCTCATTCATCCCTTGACTGTACGCGTCCTCGAAGAGGTGGGGCTCCCCACCACTCACCTGAGTCCGAAAGGCACCACGTCCTTTCTCAATCAGCACTTCACGCATGTCATTACCGTCTGCGACCGTGCGGAACAGCGCTGTCCCATCTTCCCCTTCGCCTTCCAGCGGGCCTCCTGGCCCTTTGAAGACCCTGCAGCGGCGGAGGGCAGTGAGGAAGAGCGGCTGCGCGTGTTCCGCCGAGTCCGGGACGACATCGACGCACAGGTGCGACGGTGGGTGGACTGACATCTTGCAGTTTTGGGAAAAGCCGTCTGGAACGCACTTTTGGCCCCATAGTGGGGTGTGAACCCAAAAG is a genomic window containing:
- a CDS encoding arsenic transporter, translated to MLLAALIFLLTLVLVIWQPKLRWQPEGLGIGWSATFGALLALMTGVVSTADIPIVWDIVWNATITFVALIIISLLLDEAGFFRWVALHVARWGGGSGRRLFTLVILLGAVVSALFANDGTALILTPIVLAMLLALGFSTTTTLAFIMATGFIADSSSLPLVISNLVNIVTADFFNLSFGKYASVMVPVDLAAVLASLAVLFLYFRQDLPRLYEPSKLDAPDSAIRDRRVFQTGWVVLALLLVGYFTAGQLGVPVSVVAVLGAALLYVVAARGQVIPTRKVLRGAPWQIVIFSLGMYLVVYGLRNAGLTDALGNVLSRFAEGGLWSGTLGTGFVMALISSVMNNMPSVLIGNIAIDDSTATGLVKQGMVYANVVGNDLGPKITPIGSLATLLWLHVLSQKGIRIGWGQYFKIGIVLTLPVLLITLLALALRLSL
- a CDS encoding arsenate reductase ArsC is translated as MTQHTPSSKPRVLFICTGNTARSQMAQAFLEHHAGDRFDVLSAGLEPGLIHPLTVRVLEEVGLPTTHLSPKGTTSFLNQHFTHVITVCDRAEQRCPIFPFAFQRASWPFEDPAAAEGSEEERLRVFRRVRDDIDAQVRRWVD